A window of the Polaribacter sp. HaHaR_3_91 genome harbors these coding sequences:
- a CDS encoding VF530 family DNA-binding protein, with the protein MSTEQPNNPLHGIKLATMLEELFLEYGWEELGYSLNINAFKNNPTYKSSLKFLRTTPWAREKVEQFYLKNMID; encoded by the coding sequence ATGAGCACAGAACAACCAAATAATCCGTTACACGGTATAAAATTAGCCACCATGTTAGAAGAACTTTTCTTAGAATATGGTTGGGAAGAATTAGGATACAGTTTAAATATAAATGCCTTTAAAAACAATCCTACGTACAAATCTTCTTTAAAGTTTTTAAGAACAACACCTTGGGCAAGAGAAAAAGTAGAGCAGTTTTACTTAAAAAATATGATTGATTAA
- a CDS encoding YoaP domain-containing protein has product MLKSFLQTAIADAKKQHKSGLVTVVGAKKFHFMSDTKWFLKQGFEEVEKIGSGFCLLAKKIYLEAENPKFNDSVKSGTCSEKNGIVVYYSNRCPFAGFHARNSITETAKKRNLPLKIIKIKTNKQAQNAPSPATIFSLVLTEIL; this is encoded by the coding sequence TTGCTAAAAAGCTTTTTACAGACTGCTATTGCTGATGCTAAAAAACAACATAAAAGTGGTTTGGTAACCGTTGTTGGTGCAAAGAAATTCCATTTTATGAGTGATACAAAATGGTTTCTAAAACAAGGTTTTGAAGAAGTAGAAAAAATAGGAAGCGGATTCTGTCTTTTAGCAAAGAAAATATATTTAGAAGCAGAAAATCCAAAATTTAATGATTCTGTAAAATCCGGAACTTGTTCAGAGAAAAACGGAATTGTGGTTTATTATTCTAATAGATGTCCCTTTGCTGGATTCCATGCCAGAAACTCAATTACCGAAACTGCGAAAAAGAGAAATCTACCTCTAAAAATAATCAAAATAAAAACCAACAAACAAGCTCAAAATGCACCAAGTCCTGCAACCATTTTCAGTCTTGTTTTAACGGAAATTTTATAA
- a CDS encoding SDR family oxidoreductase, translated as MNCLLTGGTGIVGIHIIFEWLHKAIVQKTVNHLFVVIRANDKTAEQRLLAVLEDASRPEFLNDFTLENCLEKITIIPNDLATISREVLETYNFDTVIHCAGSTNLSSTSDSKKTVHSQNYLVTKQLLEQLPERVTRFLYISTAYSFGIQNEKVCDAIENYTVTNFRNPYEQSKYESERFVKETCKLKNITSQILRPSIICGRLIDKPFYETPKYDVFYSWAIFLAKYATKSKEAFRIWIDKKSGLNIVPVDFVSKAILHAFLNPQIKELNIVNPTQILHKEYVGDVLESFDVNSYEYVTAKPKNLNSFETLYYKTIGDIFQNYISIPDLQFNTEQILNLIQQLKLENTLGVHENFMNLINYSVEKKFRKSY; from the coding sequence ATGAATTGCTTATTAACTGGAGGAACGGGAATTGTTGGAATTCATATTATTTTTGAATGGCTACACAAAGCCATTGTTCAAAAAACAGTAAATCATCTTTTTGTAGTGATTAGAGCTAATGATAAAACAGCAGAACAACGCTTACTAGCTGTCTTAGAAGATGCTTCTCGTCCTGAATTTTTAAATGACTTTACACTTGAAAATTGTCTAGAAAAAATCACAATAATTCCAAATGATTTAGCAACAATTAGCAGAGAAGTATTAGAAACTTATAATTTTGACACCGTAATTCATTGCGCTGGTTCTACTAATTTATCTAGTACAAGTGATTCTAAGAAAACCGTACACTCACAAAACTATTTGGTAACCAAGCAGCTTTTGGAGCAATTACCAGAGCGAGTAACACGTTTTTTATACATTAGTACGGCGTATTCTTTTGGTATCCAAAATGAAAAAGTATGTGATGCTATTGAAAACTACACCGTTACCAATTTTAGAAATCCCTATGAGCAATCTAAATATGAAAGTGAACGTTTTGTAAAAGAAACGTGCAAACTTAAAAATATAACTTCTCAAATTTTAAGACCTAGTATTATTTGCGGTCGTTTAATTGATAAACCTTTTTACGAAACTCCAAAATATGATGTTTTCTATTCTTGGGCCATCTTTTTAGCAAAGTATGCTACCAAATCTAAAGAAGCTTTCAGAATTTGGATTGACAAAAAAAGTGGTTTAAATATTGTGCCTGTAGATTTTGTATCCAAAGCTATTTTACACGCTTTTTTAAATCCACAAATAAAAGAATTGAATATTGTAAACCCTACACAGATTTTACACAAAGAGTATGTAGGCGATGTTTTAGAGTCTTTTGATGTAAATTCTTATGAATATGTTACAGCTAAACCTAAGAACTTAAATTCTTTTGAAACGCTGTATTACAAAACCATTGGCGATATTTTTCAAAATTATATTTCTATCCCAGATTTACAGTTTAATACTGAACAAATTTTAAACCTTATTCAGCAGTTAAAATTAGAAAATACTTTAGGAGTTCATGAAAACTTTATGAACTTGATTAATTATTCAGTTGAAAAAAAATTTAGAAAGAGTTATTAA
- a CDS encoding Gfo/Idh/MocA family oxidoreductase, with translation MNKNVLKTGVFSFGMSGQIFHAPFINEHPNFELSAVVERSSKKAHLTYPTIKSYDNIDELLADSEIELVIINTPNTTHFEFALKALQANKHVLLEKPFTVKSSEAKKLFTAAKKYNRAVLAYQNRRYDSDFLSAKSVLDSGKLGQLVEFHLRYDRYKYDIGPKATKETPVPGSGLAYDLGPHLLDAVISIFGIPLEWKKQLGKFRPNTQVDDYAHFHLIYPNGLQIFITTSLLVTDPQPAFILHGTKGSYIKQRADVQEQQLQKGMKPSNSLFGLEDINNKGVLTTINDEGIKKQENIVSEKSSYMQVFDDVYNTIREGKPYPVTEAQIMQQLEILES, from the coding sequence ATGAATAAAAATGTATTAAAAACAGGTGTTTTTTCTTTTGGAATGTCAGGACAAATATTTCATGCTCCATTTATTAATGAACATCCTAATTTTGAATTAAGTGCAGTTGTAGAAAGATCTTCTAAAAAAGCACATCTTACCTACCCTACAATAAAAAGTTATGATAATATTGATGAACTTTTAGCAGATTCAGAAATAGAATTGGTTATTATCAATACTCCAAATACTACTCATTTTGAGTTTGCTTTAAAGGCTTTACAAGCAAACAAACATGTATTACTAGAAAAACCTTTTACAGTTAAATCATCCGAAGCAAAGAAATTATTTACAGCGGCAAAAAAATACAATCGTGCTGTTTTAGCATATCAAAACAGGCGTTATGATAGTGATTTTTTATCCGCAAAAAGTGTGTTAGATTCAGGTAAACTAGGGCAATTGGTAGAGTTTCACCTTCGTTATGATCGTTATAAATATGATATCGGTCCAAAAGCAACCAAAGAAACACCTGTTCCTGGAAGTGGCTTAGCATATGATTTAGGTCCGCATTTGTTAGATGCTGTAATCTCTATTTTTGGAATTCCGCTAGAATGGAAAAAACAATTAGGTAAATTTCGTCCGAATACTCAAGTAGATGATTATGCTCATTTTCATTTAATATATCCAAATGGACTGCAAATTTTTATAACTACAAGTTTATTGGTTACCGATCCACAACCTGCATTTATTTTACACGGAACTAAAGGTTCTTATATTAAACAACGTGCTGATGTACAAGAACAACAATTACAAAAAGGCATGAAACCTTCTAACTCTTTGTTTGGTTTAGAAGATATTAATAATAAAGGTGTATTAACCACAATTAATGATGAAGGGATAAAGAAACAAGAAAATATAGTTTCTGAAAAATCTTCTTATATGCAAGTATTTGATGATGTTTATAATACGATTAGGGAAGGAAAACCATATCCAGTAACAGAAGCTCAAATTATGCAACAGCTAGAGATTTTAGAAAGTTAA
- a CDS encoding NAD-dependent deacylase, which yields MKRLVVLTGAGISAESGIQTFRDADGLWEGHNVMEVASPEGYAANPELVLNFYNERRKQLLEVAPNKGHENLVALEQSFNVEIITQNVDDLHERAGSKKVTHLHGELLKVRSSVDENMVIDWKKDLVLGDLCPNKSQLRPHIVWFGEMVPMLNKAIEITKKADILVIIGTSMQVYPAAGLVDFIKPNTHIYFIDPKPAVSKGRFNNLMIIEEVASVGTEKLLELLKG from the coding sequence ATGAAAAGATTAGTTGTTTTAACTGGAGCAGGAATTTCCGCCGAAAGCGGTATACAAACATTTAGAGATGCAGATGGTTTATGGGAAGGACATAATGTAATGGAAGTTGCTTCGCCTGAGGGTTATGCAGCCAATCCTGAATTGGTTTTAAACTTTTACAACGAACGCAGAAAGCAACTTTTAGAAGTTGCACCAAATAAAGGTCACGAAAATTTAGTGGCTTTAGAACAGAGTTTTAATGTTGAAATCATTACCCAAAATGTAGATGATTTACACGAACGTGCAGGAAGTAAAAAGGTAACGCATTTACATGGTGAACTTTTAAAAGTGAGAAGTTCTGTTGATGAAAATATGGTTATAGACTGGAAAAAAGACTTAGTTTTAGGAGATTTATGTCCTAATAAAAGTCAATTAAGACCTCACATTGTTTGGTTCGGAGAAATGGTACCCATGTTAAATAAAGCGATCGAAATTACTAAAAAAGCAGATATTTTAGTAATTATTGGTACCTCTATGCAAGTATATCCTGCAGCTGGTTTGGTAGATTTTATAAAACCTAATACACATATTTACTTTATAGATCCTAAACCTGCCGTTTCTAAGGGGCGTTTTAATAATTTAATGATTATTGAGGAAGTTGCAAGTGTTGGAACGGAAAAATTGTTGGAATTATTGAAAGGTTAA
- a CDS encoding YkgJ family cysteine cluster protein, which yields MLNPWELFSFSKEKKVSPRDFRDLYTDFGGIRLTFNGKQDKKGQNACSQYIENHGCSVHQGRPLACRLYPLGRQIQFKKADYIFEGAQFPCLTDCAEVLNLPKLSVGDYLKGQGAAPFEKAQDAYLNVMQNIADIAFELLLDSGLSASGDTKTLTLWREMGNELPEILAERIGKDWIDALMIPEIKEVGDNSIEFAQKHNELLLLKAQKQFDSLQTLDQVHEVCLLIMGVALHLSRGLGADTKGIAELWIETAKSHGAKE from the coding sequence ATGCTAAATCCTTGGGAATTATTCAGTTTTAGTAAAGAGAAAAAAGTAAGTCCGAGAGATTTTCGAGATTTGTATACCGATTTTGGAGGTATTCGATTAACTTTTAACGGAAAACAAGATAAAAAAGGACAGAATGCTTGCAGTCAGTATATAGAAAATCACGGTTGTAGCGTGCACCAAGGTCGTCCGTTAGCCTGTCGCTTATATCCTCTAGGTCGTCAAATTCAATTTAAAAAAGCAGATTATATTTTTGAAGGAGCACAATTTCCGTGTTTAACAGATTGTGCAGAAGTTTTAAACTTACCAAAATTAAGTGTTGGAGATTATCTAAAAGGACAAGGTGCAGCTCCTTTTGAAAAAGCACAAGACGCCTATTTAAACGTAATGCAAAATATTGCTGACATTGCTTTTGAATTGTTATTAGACAGTGGTTTATCCGCCTCTGGCGATACAAAAACATTGACTTTATGGAGAGAAATGGGTAATGAACTTCCTGAGATCTTGGCAGAACGAATTGGAAAAGATTGGATAGACGCCTTAATGATTCCTGAAATAAAAGAAGTTGGAGATAATTCGATAGAATTTGCACAGAAACACAACGAGTTATTACTATTAAAAGCACAAAAACAATTTGATAGTTTGCAAACGCTAGACCAAGTGCATGAAGTTTGTTTGTTAATTATGGGCGTTGCATTGCATTTATCTAGAGGCTTGGGAGCAGACACAAAAGGAATTGCAGAACTCTGGATAGAAACAGCAAAAAGTCACGGAGCAAAAGAATAA
- a CDS encoding metal-dependent hydrolase produces MDSLTQIVLGAAVGEAVLGRKIGNNAMLYGAIAGTIPDLDIFANFFADKVTALEIHRGFTHSIFFSVLFAPILAFIVTRYEKYKNVKDWSWLFFWAFITHPILDAQTTWGTQLFWPLDIRLAFKNVFVIDPLYTIPFLVLLILAMCQKKEAKKRRFYNNLALIISSSYLVLTFVLKGVSYQTFTKELVAQDIQYKEIQTKPTPLNTLLWTANVETENAFLIGHSSFFDKNPVEFSSYSKNHELLGNLVNQPKMQRMIAISKGWYTVNKVNGVLYFNDLRFGALSMKPNATNFVFKYKIEIDANGVPSFIEEAKDKKDAKKLLSELWERIKGN; encoded by the coding sequence ATGGATTCATTAACACAAATAGTTTTAGGTGCCGCAGTTGGAGAAGCTGTTCTTGGTAGAAAAATTGGTAATAATGCCATGTTGTATGGTGCTATTGCAGGTACAATTCCGGATTTAGATATTTTCGCTAATTTTTTTGCAGATAAAGTTACTGCCTTAGAAATACATAGAGGTTTTACACATTCTATCTTTTTCTCGGTGCTCTTTGCTCCTATTTTAGCTTTTATTGTCACCCGATATGAAAAATATAAAAATGTAAAAGATTGGTCTTGGCTTTTCTTTTGGGCTTTTATAACGCATCCAATTTTAGATGCACAAACTACTTGGGGAACACAACTTTTTTGGCCTTTAGACATTCGTTTGGCTTTTAAAAATGTTTTTGTAATAGATCCGTTATATACAATACCTTTTTTGGTGCTTTTAATTTTGGCGATGTGTCAGAAAAAAGAAGCTAAAAAAAGACGTTTTTATAATAATTTAGCCCTTATTATTAGTAGTTCTTATTTAGTACTTACCTTTGTTCTAAAAGGTGTTTCTTATCAAACGTTTACTAAAGAATTAGTTGCACAAGATATTCAGTATAAAGAAATACAAACAAAACCAACACCTCTAAACACCCTTTTATGGACTGCTAATGTAGAAACAGAAAATGCTTTTTTAATTGGTCATTCTTCTTTTTTTGATAAAAACCCTGTTGAGTTTTCTAGTTATTCTAAAAATCATGAGTTATTAGGCAATTTAGTAAATCAACCAAAAATGCAACGTATGATTGCTATTTCTAAAGGTTGGTACACCGTCAATAAAGTAAATGGAGTATTGTATTTTAATGATTTACGTTTTGGGGCATTAAGCATGAAACCAAATGCTACAAATTTTGTTTTTAAATATAAAATTGAAATCGATGCTAATGGAGTTCCGTCTTTTATTGAAGAAGCTAAAGATAAAAAAGATGCTAAAAAACTATTATCGGAATTATGGGAAAGAATTAAAGGGAATTAA
- the gcvT gene encoding glycine cleavage system aminomethyltransferase GcvT: MKNIALNNIHVALGAKMVPFAGYNMPVQYEGVTAEHLTVRNAVGVFDVSHMGEFLVEGENALALIQKVTSNDASKLEIGDAQYSCFPNEDNGIVDDLICYKIKKNTYLLVVNASNIEKDWNWISKYNEEFNADLRDLSEGYSLLAIQGPKAIEAMQSLTSVDLASIPFYKFKISDFAGIENVIISATGYTGSGGFEIYCKNEEAEQIWNKVFEAGADFGIKPIGLAARDTLRLEMGYCLYGNDINDTTSPIEAGLGWITKFTKEFVNAEALAKEKEHKPERKLVAFELDERGIPRHGYDIVDGSGNVIGEVTSGTMSPSLQKGIGMGYVPRILSKVGTQIHIQVRKKAIPATIVKLPFYKG, from the coding sequence ATGAAAAATATTGCATTAAATAATATTCACGTTGCTTTAGGTGCTAAAATGGTTCCTTTTGCTGGTTACAACATGCCTGTACAATACGAAGGAGTTACAGCAGAACATTTAACTGTTAGAAATGCCGTTGGTGTTTTTGATGTTAGCCATATGGGAGAATTTTTAGTAGAAGGTGAAAATGCCTTAGCTTTAATACAAAAAGTAACTTCTAATGATGCTTCTAAACTAGAGATTGGAGATGCACAATACAGCTGTTTTCCTAATGAAGATAATGGGATAGTAGATGATTTAATTTGTTATAAAATTAAGAAAAACACGTATTTACTAGTTGTAAATGCATCTAATATTGAAAAAGACTGGAATTGGATTTCTAAATACAATGAGGAGTTTAATGCTGATTTAAGAGACTTATCTGAGGGGTATTCATTATTAGCTATTCAAGGTCCTAAAGCTATAGAAGCAATGCAATCTTTAACTTCTGTAGATTTAGCAAGCATTCCTTTTTATAAATTTAAAATTAGTGATTTTGCCGGAATTGAGAATGTAATAATTTCTGCAACGGGTTATACTGGTTCTGGCGGATTTGAAATTTACTGTAAAAATGAAGAAGCTGAACAAATTTGGAATAAAGTTTTTGAAGCTGGAGCAGATTTTGGAATTAAGCCGATTGGTTTAGCTGCAAGAGATACTTTACGTTTAGAAATGGGCTATTGCTTGTACGGAAATGATATTAACGATACAACATCTCCTATTGAAGCAGGATTAGGTTGGATTACAAAATTTACCAAAGAATTTGTAAATGCAGAAGCTTTAGCAAAAGAAAAAGAACACAAACCAGAAAGAAAATTGGTTGCTTTTGAACTTGATGAAAGAGGAATTCCAAGACATGGTTATGATATTGTAGATGGTAGCGGAAACGTTATTGGAGAAGTTACTTCTGGTACTATGAGCCCTAGTTTACAAAAAGGAATTGGAATGGGTTATGTACCAAGAATTTTATCTAAAGTAGGTACACAAATACATATTCAGGTTCGTAAAAAAGCAATTCCTGCAACAATTGTAAAACTTCCTTTTTACAAAGGATAA
- a CDS encoding aminopeptidase P family protein — MKVFNFLFVTFLLFTLNSIAQTPTDYLPKEFHKERRAILRSKMPNNSVAVVFANPIRNRANDVDYVFHQDPNFYYLTGYREPNAVLVLFSEFQIDEKGNSYNEVLYVQKKDARAEMWYGKRLGAEKAADELGFNTTMNAEDFIASQIDFKKFNKVFITEFKDDYRNSSRNNAEIYDLVASFKEKSGFNEIQFLSKNIEKAYNQIANVPDKNMIELSKKINEDLTRFPELQNDQLITNFAKAKSDNELKDYQKKIFIRLIAKKNNNFNFYFLTNTLATMREVKTAEEVKLLTKAVRISAVGQIEVMKAMKPHMSETELQGIHEFVYKKYGAEYEGYPSIVGAGNNGCILHYIENNKTKVGNDLVLMDLGAEYRGYTADVTRTIPANGKFTKAQAEIYNIVYKAQEAGIALYKIGEPMSAPNMAAIKVINEGLFQLGIIKSITERHNYLPHGVLHHIGLDVHDPGNYNNFEENMVVTMEPGIYIPEGSDCDKKYWGIGIRIEDDILVTKKGPVNLSAEAPRTLKEIEKMMAKKSVLDDFVLPNLD; from the coding sequence ATGAAAGTTTTTAACTTTTTATTTGTCACTTTTTTGCTATTTACCTTAAATAGTATTGCGCAAACTCCTACAGATTATTTACCAAAAGAATTTCATAAAGAAAGACGTGCAATTTTACGTTCTAAAATGCCAAACAACTCGGTGGCTGTTGTGTTTGCAAACCCTATAAGAAACAGAGCAAATGACGTAGATTATGTATTTCATCAAGATCCTAATTTTTATTATTTAACCGGTTACAGAGAACCAAATGCAGTTTTAGTATTGTTTTCTGAGTTTCAAATAGATGAAAAAGGAAATTCTTATAACGAGGTTTTATATGTACAAAAAAAGGATGCAAGAGCAGAAATGTGGTATGGAAAACGCTTGGGGGCAGAAAAAGCAGCAGATGAGTTAGGTTTTAATACCACAATGAATGCAGAAGATTTTATAGCGTCACAAATTGATTTTAAGAAATTTAATAAGGTTTTTATTACAGAGTTTAAGGATGATTATAGAAATTCATCTAGAAATAATGCTGAAATTTATGATTTAGTAGCAAGTTTTAAGGAAAAATCAGGTTTTAATGAAATTCAATTTTTATCTAAAAACATAGAGAAAGCATATAATCAGATTGCAAATGTTCCTGATAAAAATATGATTGAGCTTTCTAAAAAGATAAATGAAGATCTTACTCGTTTTCCAGAGTTACAAAACGACCAATTGATTACCAATTTTGCAAAAGCGAAAAGTGATAATGAATTAAAAGATTATCAGAAAAAAATCTTCATAAGATTAATCGCTAAAAAGAATAATAACTTCAATTTTTACTTTTTAACCAATACTTTAGCAACCATGAGGGAGGTTAAAACAGCAGAAGAAGTTAAGTTATTAACCAAAGCAGTGCGAATTTCTGCTGTTGGACAAATAGAGGTAATGAAGGCAATGAAACCACACATGTCGGAAACAGAGTTACAAGGAATCCATGAATTTGTGTACAAAAAATATGGTGCAGAATACGAAGGATATCCGTCTATTGTAGGTGCCGGAAACAACGGTTGCATTTTGCATTATATCGAAAATAATAAAACAAAAGTTGGCAACGATTTAGTTTTAATGGATTTAGGAGCGGAATATAGAGGGTACACGGCAGATGTAACGCGCACAATTCCTGCTAACGGAAAATTCACAAAAGCACAAGCAGAAATTTACAATATTGTCTATAAAGCACAAGAAGCAGGAATTGCCTTGTATAAAATAGGCGAACCAATGAGTGCGCCAAACATGGCAGCGATAAAAGTGATTAATGAAGGCTTATTTCAACTCGGAATTATAAAATCTATTACGGAAAGACACAACTATTTACCACACGGAGTTTTGCATCATATTGGTTTAGACGTGCACGATCCAGGAAATTATAATAACTTTGAAGAAAATATGGTGGTTACTATGGAGCCCGGAATTTACATTCCTGAAGGTAGTGATTGTGATAAAAAATATTGGGGAATTGGTATTCGAATCGAAGACGATATTTTAGTGACTAAAAAAGGTCCTGTAAATCTTTCTGCAGAAGCACCTAGAACCCTAAAAGAAATAGAAAAAATGATGGCAAAAAAGTCTGTTTTAGACGATTTTGTATTGCCAAATTTAGATTAA